A stretch of the Polyangiaceae bacterium genome encodes the following:
- a CDS encoding c-type cytochrome, translated as MTRPLVLSLALSLALAGGCKKTSGGATPEALSSAGADGSASPVGQVSPTTPKPHLAGDSERGRSLVEKFECSRCHDGTGLAAAPFEKHCVTCHQDIWTDKFKAKPDKIAKWKKTVVHYLNAPSLELAGDRLEPAFIQAFLLKPHDLRPNMVSSMPRLRISEQEAADVAAYLTKGAKPSAEPPSGDQVAGRLVLESKACGTCHLFSGVPELPMKPTLTTPWQKGNDAIELAPDLRYVRDRMSFGKLVRWLLDPAQVKPGTLMPKLGLSEKEAKDAAAYLLGTKLEPLAKKPIPARLPVLERKVSFEEVDREVLQKTCRHCHTNPDIARGDGGPGMTGGFGFIPRKLDFSTYESTNGGLLDLKGERMSVFTKTRDGTPLLVAAVLARQKEEAGEIDPDARGMPLGLPSLTAEQVQIVESWVAQGRPQ; from the coding sequence ATGACCCGCCCCCTGGTCCTCTCGCTCGCGCTTTCGCTGGCGCTCGCCGGCGGCTGTAAGAAGACGAGCGGGGGCGCGACCCCGGAGGCTCTATCGAGTGCAGGAGCCGACGGGTCCGCGTCTCCGGTCGGTCAGGTGAGTCCTACGACCCCAAAGCCTCACCTGGCCGGCGATTCGGAGCGAGGTCGGTCTCTCGTGGAGAAATTCGAGTGCAGTCGATGCCACGACGGGACCGGCCTCGCTGCCGCACCTTTCGAGAAGCACTGCGTCACCTGCCATCAGGACATCTGGACCGACAAGTTCAAGGCGAAGCCCGACAAGATCGCCAAGTGGAAGAAGACCGTCGTCCACTACCTGAACGCGCCCAGCCTGGAGCTGGCGGGTGACCGGCTCGAGCCCGCCTTCATCCAGGCGTTCCTGCTGAAGCCGCACGATCTTCGGCCCAACATGGTCTCCAGCATGCCGCGCCTGCGCATCAGCGAGCAGGAGGCGGCGGACGTCGCGGCCTACCTCACCAAAGGAGCCAAACCCTCCGCGGAGCCGCCGAGCGGAGACCAGGTTGCCGGCCGCTTGGTGCTCGAGAGCAAAGCCTGCGGCACGTGCCACCTCTTCAGCGGCGTGCCGGAACTGCCCATGAAGCCGACGCTGACGACGCCGTGGCAGAAGGGCAACGACGCCATCGAGCTGGCGCCGGACCTGCGCTACGTCCGCGATCGGATGAGCTTCGGCAAGCTCGTTCGCTGGCTGTTGGATCCGGCGCAGGTGAAGCCCGGTACGCTGATGCCGAAGCTCGGCCTCTCGGAGAAGGAGGCGAAGGACGCCGCGGCCTACCTGCTCGGGACGAAGCTCGAGCCGCTGGCGAAGAAGCCGATCCCGGCGCGTCTGCCCGTGCTCGAGCGCAAGGTGAGCTTCGAAGAGGTGGACCGCGAGGTGCTCCAAAAGACCTGCCGGCACTGCCACACGAACCCCGACATCGCGCGGGGCGACGGCGGGCCCGGTATGACCGGGGGCTTCGGTTTCATCCCGCGCAAGCTCGACTTCTCGACCTACGAGAGCACGAACGGCGGCCTCTTGGACCTCAAGGGCGAACGCATGAGCGTGTTCACCAAGACCCGCGACGGCACGCCGCTCCTGGTCGCGGCGGTGCTGGCCCGACAGAAGGAAGAAGCCGGTGAGATCGACCCGGACGCGCGCGGCATGCCGCTCG
- a CDS encoding SUMF1/EgtB/PvdO family nonheme iron enzyme — translation MRAATLLSIAPLLGFFACATVPPAEPESAAPPLVGPGAPTSAPDASVTSLEDASVTPEAGAVAAAGDAGSGSGPAADEGACPAGMKLVSGEYCTDVDYKCEKSWYAKWNKKTVCERFEEKSVCVGQKVKKRYCVDTYEWPNVKGERPEVMNRFHQAQLKCAAVGKRMCTESEWNMACEGPSMKPYPQGYVRDSSQCNGDHKWDNPDMKKVAQRDPTELARLWKGVPSGSQPNCVSDYGVADMPGNTDEVVASEHHTQHDFRGKYDSVHTGGPWYEGVRNQCRPKVYTHDEGFYYYFLSFRCCAEADGKPTDPRTPKQIKENWSIEKVEKLAGWTVAQVKEKLELKKQGKCSCDPKDVSCKTLCGTLLGPTAKDAVVGEKRGEFGSNDKSKQPKGKAPK, via the coding sequence ATGCGCGCCGCCACGCTGCTCTCGATCGCCCCCCTTCTCGGCTTCTTCGCCTGCGCCACGGTCCCGCCTGCGGAGCCCGAATCCGCGGCTCCGCCCCTGGTTGGGCCCGGCGCACCTACATCGGCGCCCGACGCCAGTGTGACGTCACTCGAGGACGCGAGTGTTACGCCCGAGGCCGGTGCTGTTGCGGCCGCGGGCGACGCCGGCAGCGGCTCCGGTCCGGCAGCCGACGAGGGCGCCTGCCCGGCCGGGATGAAGCTCGTCAGCGGCGAGTACTGCACGGACGTCGACTACAAGTGCGAGAAGAGCTGGTACGCGAAGTGGAACAAGAAGACGGTCTGCGAGCGCTTCGAGGAGAAGAGCGTCTGCGTGGGACAGAAGGTCAAGAAGCGCTACTGCGTCGACACCTACGAGTGGCCCAACGTCAAAGGTGAGCGACCGGAGGTGATGAACCGCTTCCACCAGGCGCAGCTCAAGTGCGCCGCGGTCGGAAAGCGGATGTGCACCGAGAGCGAGTGGAACATGGCCTGCGAAGGGCCGAGCATGAAGCCCTATCCGCAGGGGTACGTGCGCGACTCGTCACAGTGCAACGGCGATCACAAGTGGGACAACCCCGACATGAAGAAGGTCGCGCAGCGCGACCCGACGGAGCTCGCGCGACTCTGGAAGGGGGTGCCGAGCGGCAGCCAGCCCAACTGCGTCAGCGACTACGGCGTGGCGGACATGCCCGGCAACACCGACGAGGTGGTGGCCAGCGAGCACCACACCCAGCACGACTTCCGCGGCAAGTACGACAGCGTGCACACCGGCGGCCCCTGGTACGAGGGCGTGCGCAACCAGTGTCGCCCCAAGGTCTATACGCACGACGAGGGCTTCTACTACTACTTCCTGAGCTTCCGCTGCTGCGCGGAGGCAGACGGCAAGCCCACGGACCCGCGCACGCCGAAGCAGATCAAGGAGAACTGGTCCATCGAGAAGGTGGAGAAGCTCGCGGGCTGGACGGTGGCTCAGGTGAAGGAAAAGCTCGAGCTGAAGAAGCAGGGCAAGTGTAGCTGCGACCCGAAGGACGTGAGCTGCAAGACGCTGTGCGGCACGTTGCTCGGGCCGACCGCCAAGGACGCCGTGGTCGGGGAGAAACGCGGGGAGTTCGGCAGCAACGACAAGTCGAAACAGCCGAAGGGCAAGGCGCCCAAGTGA
- a CDS encoding asparaginase: MTRAARERLEGPFHVAILTTGGTIEKTYDETDGSLRNVRSVLDRLLEELRLPDLQVTHVPVMNKDSLDMTAGDRDQILDKVRAALPHYDAILVIHGTDTLAETGGHLEQNLGALELPVVLTGAMRPFEFRDSDALQNVTESLLACRLLSPGVFVVMHGRALGFPGVEKHRERRTFVRSR; this comes from the coding sequence GTGACGCGCGCCGCGCGCGAGCGCCTCGAGGGGCCGTTTCACGTCGCCATCCTCACCACCGGCGGAACCATCGAGAAGACCTACGACGAGACCGACGGCTCGCTCCGGAACGTCCGCTCGGTGCTCGACCGACTTCTGGAGGAACTGCGGCTACCAGACCTCCAGGTCACTCACGTGCCCGTGATGAACAAGGACTCGCTGGACATGACAGCGGGGGACCGAGACCAGATCTTGGACAAGGTCCGCGCGGCGCTTCCTCACTACGACGCGATTCTGGTCATCCACGGCACCGACACGCTGGCCGAGACGGGCGGGCACCTCGAACAGAACCTCGGTGCGCTCGAGCTGCCCGTGGTGCTGACCGGTGCCATGCGTCCCTTCGAGTTCCGCGACTCGGACGCGCTGCAGAACGTCACCGAGTCCCTGCTCGCGTGCAGGCTCCTGTCGCCCGGGGTCTTCGTGGTGATGCACGGCCGCGCGCTCGGGTTCCCGGGGGTGGAGAAGCACCGAGAGCGGCGCACCTTCGTGCGGTCGCGCTAG
- a CDS encoding serine/threonine protein kinase: protein MLARSCATFAMVGNQPPGQPPGRPGGPPPKPQRPAVPAGGRQEPPPKPRVLPPPRPAAGAPPPPSPAVSVAAAREQETLLAPERAQSVTHERVKAQVPSSGAAGVPSGREPDKYIGTTIDGRYVVESVLGEGGMGVVYKCKRKVFDRPAALKILRADLAKNTEVLDRFVTEAKAASGIGNDHIVDVFDFGEVPDGSTYFAMEYLEGETLGARVSKGRFAAEQVVRLGCQMAEGLAAAHAAQIVHRDLKPDNVFIIQRDGQDFIKILDFGIAKVIGIDNKITRAGAVFGTPHYMSPEQCRGSPVDHRTDIYSLGVLLYEMTVGRVPFDAENPLTILSMHLNETPKRFAEAVPGIELPAGLENLVLKCLAKQPDDRFGSMREVEQALAAIERGEAVEIEVPISIAPPEDELPVPVVVPPTSTAPFGGQVSAGPTSVRDGVPSSDPARASFVGDVRPSLPDGRLSLAGVPSSADLVEEQLRRTAEAADAEREWAKSGGRRRWPVVVGVIALAAVAAVVVFVVLSLHVETMGEAFQPARSLLLGSHVQAREAAPGDEVKVALVLSPIDAHVYRAGRDLGTMPVEVPVKQGERVEIEVKREGYWSRKLTLDADKPKVTIRLAPITGGKGLAAKHPGGDAKGAPEKAGAEPAPAPAPEPDDSE from the coding sequence ATGCTCGCGCGCTCGTGCGCGACCTTCGCGATGGTAGGCAACCAGCCCCCCGGTCAGCCCCCCGGTCGTCCTGGGGGACCTCCGCCCAAGCCCCAGCGCCCTGCGGTGCCTGCGGGCGGGAGACAGGAGCCGCCGCCGAAGCCCCGCGTGCTGCCTCCCCCGCGCCCGGCGGCAGGTGCGCCCCCACCCCCGAGCCCGGCGGTCTCGGTCGCGGCCGCTCGGGAGCAGGAGACCCTGCTGGCGCCGGAGCGCGCGCAGTCCGTGACCCACGAGCGCGTGAAAGCGCAGGTTCCTTCGAGCGGCGCGGCCGGCGTGCCTTCGGGTCGCGAGCCCGACAAGTACATCGGCACGACCATCGACGGCCGCTACGTCGTCGAGTCGGTCCTCGGTGAAGGCGGCATGGGTGTCGTCTACAAGTGCAAGCGCAAGGTGTTCGATCGCCCCGCCGCGTTGAAGATCTTGCGCGCCGATCTGGCCAAGAACACGGAAGTGCTCGATCGCTTCGTCACGGAGGCGAAGGCGGCGTCGGGCATCGGCAACGATCACATCGTCGATGTCTTCGATTTCGGCGAGGTCCCCGACGGCTCGACTTACTTCGCGATGGAGTACCTGGAGGGCGAGACCCTCGGGGCGCGGGTCTCGAAGGGGCGTTTCGCCGCGGAGCAGGTCGTGCGTTTGGGTTGTCAGATGGCCGAGGGCCTGGCGGCGGCCCACGCGGCGCAGATCGTCCATCGCGATCTCAAGCCCGACAACGTCTTCATCATCCAGAGAGACGGTCAGGACTTCATCAAGATCCTCGACTTCGGCATCGCCAAGGTGATTGGCATCGACAACAAGATCACCCGCGCGGGCGCCGTCTTCGGCACGCCGCACTACATGTCACCGGAGCAGTGCCGGGGCAGCCCCGTGGACCACCGCACCGACATCTACTCTCTCGGCGTCCTCTTGTACGAAATGACGGTGGGTCGGGTGCCGTTCGACGCGGAGAACCCGTTGACCATCCTCTCGATGCACCTCAACGAGACGCCGAAGCGCTTCGCCGAGGCCGTGCCGGGCATCGAGCTGCCGGCGGGACTCGAGAACTTGGTGCTGAAGTGTCTGGCCAAGCAGCCGGACGATCGTTTCGGGTCCATGCGGGAGGTCGAGCAGGCACTCGCCGCCATCGAGCGCGGAGAGGCGGTCGAGATCGAGGTCCCGATCAGCATCGCGCCCCCGGAGGACGAGCTGCCGGTGCCCGTGGTGGTGCCGCCCACGTCCACCGCGCCGTTCGGCGGCCAGGTGTCGGCAGGACCAACGTCCGTTCGCGACGGCGTGCCGAGCTCGGACCCCGCCCGCGCCTCGTTCGTGGGCGACGTGCGGCCCTCGCTCCCCGACGGCCGGCTGTCGCTCGCGGGCGTGCCGAGCTCGGCGGACCTGGTGGAGGAGCAGCTGCGCCGGACCGCGGAGGCCGCGGACGCCGAGCGGGAGTGGGCCAAGTCGGGCGGCAGGCGGCGCTGGCCGGTCGTCGTGGGGGTCATCGCGCTCGCGGCGGTCGCCGCCGTCGTGGTGTTCGTGGTGCTGTCTCTCCACGTCGAGACGATGGGCGAGGCGTTCCAGCCCGCCCGCTCGCTGCTCCTGGGCAGCCACGTGCAGGCTCGCGAGGCAGCCCCGGGCGACGAAGTGAAGGTCGCGCTCGTGCTTTCGCCCATCGACGCGCACGTCTATCGGGCTGGGCGTGATCTCGGCACCATGCCGGTCGAGGTCCCAGTGAAGCAGGGCGAGAGGGTCGAGATCGAGGTCAAGCGCGAAGGCTACTGGTCGCGCAAGCTGACCCTGGACGCCGACAAGCCCAAGGTCACGATCCGCCTTGCGCCGATAACCGGCGGCAAGGGGCTGGCAGCCAAGCACCCGGGTGGCGACGCCAAGGGCGCTCCGGAGAAGGCCGGTGCCGAGCCAGCACCGGCGCCGGCACCCGAGCCCGACGACTCGGAGTGA
- a CDS encoding DNA-binding protein: MSRTDSELGREIRARLDALRPKTRGECAEGPRPCPHVSCRHHLYLDVSPRTGAIKLNFPDLEVWDMPISCALDVAENGATTLEDVGGILNLTRERIRQLELSALSRLEALGDMLALRELVDPDFCP; the protein is encoded by the coding sequence ATGAGTCGCACTGACTCGGAGCTCGGTCGTGAGATCCGCGCCCGCCTCGACGCTCTCCGGCCGAAGACGCGGGGCGAGTGCGCCGAAGGGCCGAGGCCCTGCCCCCACGTGTCCTGCCGGCACCACCTGTACCTGGACGTGTCGCCCAGGACCGGGGCCATCAAGCTGAACTTCCCAGATCTGGAGGTCTGGGACATGCCCATCTCGTGCGCGCTCGATGTTGCCGAGAACGGGGCGACCACCCTGGAGGACGTCGGGGGCATCCTCAACCTGACCCGGGAGCGGATCCGCCAGCTGGAGCTGTCTGCCTTGAGCCGCCTCGAGGCGTTGGGGGACATGCTGGCGCTGCGCGAGCTCGTCGATCCCGACTTCTGCCCTTGA
- a CDS encoding dihydroneopterin aldolase has protein sequence MGPKRDLALPAYTRPPSFALRRVETWALPVPPRDVLSIRGLETECVVGVYPRERGRPQPLSLDIDLTVDSEVAATTGKLSRTVDYDATAQALVFLLQSCRFGLLETAAHALARYLLSEPLPTQRQARVHAVRIQLLKPQALPGTAVAALRIERDASWATVVREPTAFGSVDLILDCREATIVRVNLGPGAEVALHEAEEAHDAELALTQGLVLDGAPFPRGSRRTLGRGTPRVLANPTRRWQSILCADSPALPRPRLAREAAARTGDKVPSM, from the coding sequence ATGGGGCCGAAACGCGACCTGGCGCTGCCGGCTTACACGCGCCCCCCTTCCTTCGCGCTCCGCCGCGTGGAAACCTGGGCTCTCCCCGTGCCCCCGCGTGACGTCCTCTCGATCCGTGGTCTCGAGACCGAGTGCGTGGTGGGCGTGTACCCGCGCGAGCGCGGCCGCCCGCAGCCCCTCAGTCTGGACATCGATCTCACCGTGGACTCCGAGGTGGCTGCAACCACGGGCAAGCTGTCGAGGACGGTCGACTACGACGCCACGGCGCAGGCTCTGGTGTTCCTGCTGCAGAGCTGTCGCTTCGGGTTGCTCGAGACGGCCGCGCACGCGCTCGCCCGCTACCTCTTGTCCGAGCCGCTGCCGACCCAGCGACAGGCACGCGTCCACGCGGTCCGCATCCAGCTGCTCAAGCCGCAGGCGTTGCCGGGTACCGCCGTCGCTGCGCTTCGGATCGAGAGAGACGCGAGCTGGGCAACCGTCGTGCGTGAGCCCACCGCCTTCGGCAGCGTGGACCTGATCCTCGATTGCCGCGAGGCGACCATCGTGCGCGTGAACCTCGGACCGGGTGCGGAGGTGGCGCTCCACGAGGCAGAGGAGGCCCACGACGCCGAGCTCGCCCTGACGCAGGGCCTGGTTCTCGACGGTGCGCCCTTCCCTCGCGGCTCGCGTCGCACGCTGGGTCGCGGCACGCCACGCGTGCTCGCGAATCCGACGCGGCGCTGGCAGTCGATCTTGTGCGCAGACTCGCCTGCGTTGCCGCGCCCGCGCCTTGCTCGAGAAGCTGCCGCACGGACCGGCGACAAGGTCCCGAGCATGTAG
- a CDS encoding DUF4349 domain-containing protein — protein MSAPIPAPGTAGLGAPAAKTGAPAQTAPTAAQAKQDPNPPKLDDAQRPLLIYEGSLGVRVPKADIAESIEKAIDVAEGHGGYLVSRSDSGAQLRVPSQRFRLALKDLGGLGEVTRRSVSAQDVSEQYHDLEVRLRNLESVRNRLEQFLARAANVDEALRVGKELEAVVRQIDEAKGRMSYLKTRASYSLITLAVEPVPEKAPVVARDDGQAPPPARPLRMPVKWIKSVGLDGLLRLE, from the coding sequence GTGAGCGCTCCGATTCCGGCCCCGGGAACCGCTGGGCTCGGCGCGCCAGCGGCCAAGACCGGGGCGCCTGCCCAGACCGCGCCGACCGCAGCCCAAGCCAAGCAGGACCCCAATCCGCCGAAGCTCGACGACGCGCAGAGGCCGCTCTTGATCTACGAGGGGTCCCTCGGCGTACGCGTGCCGAAGGCGGACATCGCCGAGTCGATAGAGAAGGCGATCGACGTGGCCGAGGGCCACGGCGGGTACTTGGTGTCGCGGAGCGACAGCGGGGCACAGCTCAGGGTTCCGTCGCAGCGCTTCCGTCTCGCGCTCAAGGACCTCGGTGGCCTCGGAGAAGTGACGCGCCGCTCGGTCAGCGCCCAAGACGTATCGGAGCAGTACCACGACCTCGAGGTGCGACTCAGGAACCTGGAGTCCGTGCGGAACCGACTCGAGCAGTTCCTGGCGCGCGCCGCGAACGTGGATGAGGCTCTGCGCGTCGGCAAGGAGCTCGAAGCCGTCGTGCGTCAGATCGACGAGGCGAAAGGGCGCATGTCCTACTTGAAGACGCGCGCCAGCTACTCGCTCATCACGCTCGCCGTCGAGCCGGTCCCGGAAAAAGCGCCGGTGGTCGCGCGAGACGACGGCCAGGCACCGCCGCCGGCGCGGCCCTTGCGCATGCCGGTGAAGTGGATCAAGAGCGTCGGCCTGGATGGCCTGCTCAGGCTCGAATGA
- a CDS encoding exodeoxyribonuclease V subunit gamma produces MKELRAALCRSLRQAPLPPFQPETSVVSSQDMERWLAMRMTQASGVAKAYFPSRRALVERVSDLGTPESVDPAATCSGESLCGALLGLVAELLSEPALAPAGASRPGAGRALLGGRR; encoded by the coding sequence ATGAAGGAGCTTCGCGCGGCGCTGTGTCGTTCGTTGCGCCAAGCTCCGTTGCCACCGTTCCAACCCGAGACGAGCGTCGTCTCGAGCCAGGATATGGAGCGATGGCTCGCGATGAGAATGACGCAGGCGTCCGGCGTGGCCAAAGCGTACTTCCCGTCCCGCCGGGCGCTCGTCGAGCGGGTGTCCGATCTGGGGACACCTGAGTCCGTTGATCCTGCCGCAACTTGCTCGGGCGAGAGCCTGTGTGGGGCCTTGCTCGGCCTCGTGGCCGAGCTTCTGTCCGAGCCGGCGCTCGCGCCGGCGGGTGCGTCGCGACCCGGGGCTGGGCGAGCTCTTCTGGGGGGGCGCCGCTAG
- a CDS encoding FHA domain-containing protein translates to MGNRESRGLTRVRLRHRGQELLLTEGTYLIGRDASCHILLDDAKVSRRHARINVRGEQVSIDDLGSMNGLYVNGVRLTGSQPLFDGDWLTAGSEELEVLIGDTARRRSAASTQDEFTPVPSSSEAETTRRISEPPDDPETTQKSRALEILASIADRAFDAGRVDDAEDLLKTTLLDMAQEVSLGHELEQDSLDFATSYALRLAQATGTARWFDFTVDLLRAQRAPCSQLVAANLRTTMKSLATVDHDRLTDYAKALRLSGVAQTASSATLVDELVHEALRRRGG, encoded by the coding sequence ATGGGCAATCGCGAGTCGCGAGGGCTGACACGGGTCAGGCTCCGCCATCGAGGGCAGGAGCTCCTGCTGACGGAGGGCACCTACCTGATCGGGCGCGACGCGTCCTGTCACATCCTCCTGGACGACGCCAAGGTTTCGCGGCGCCACGCGCGGATCAACGTGCGCGGCGAGCAGGTCTCCATCGACGATCTGGGCAGCATGAACGGGCTCTACGTGAACGGCGTGCGACTGACTGGGTCGCAGCCGCTGTTCGACGGCGACTGGCTGACCGCTGGAAGCGAGGAGCTCGAAGTCCTGATCGGGGACACCGCGCGGCGACGCTCGGCGGCCTCGACACAGGACGAGTTCACGCCCGTTCCTTCCAGCAGCGAGGCCGAGACCACGCGCCGGATCTCAGAGCCCCCCGACGACCCCGAGACGACCCAGAAGAGCAGGGCGCTCGAGATCCTGGCGAGCATCGCGGACCGCGCCTTCGACGCCGGGAGGGTGGACGACGCCGAGGACCTGCTCAAGACCACGCTCTTGGACATGGCCCAAGAGGTGAGCCTGGGGCACGAGCTCGAGCAGGACTCGCTCGACTTCGCCACCAGCTATGCGCTTCGGTTGGCGCAAGCGACGGGGACCGCCCGCTGGTTCGACTTCACGGTGGACCTGCTCCGCGCGCAGCGGGCCCCCTGCAGCCAGCTCGTCGCTGCCAACTTGCGCACGACCATGAAGAGCCTGGCCACGGTGGATCACGACCGCCTGACGGACTACGCCAAGGCGTTGCGCCTGAGCGGCGTCGCCCAGACGGCAAGCTCGGCAACGCTGGTGGACGAGCTGGTGCACGAGGCCCTGCGAAGGCGGGGCGGATGA
- a CDS encoding M23 family metallopeptidase, with protein sequence MQAGGTWRSVFVLPGGKLLLLLALTAGCAEPAPLARSAPTVGEPAPGAPAAEAAASPALAEPPSAAASRWVWVFPVDHGIRADRGGGGGFLAPRAHGKHNGIDLVAPLGTPVRAPCSGKGRAGQNSSHGKWVQLVCPLPPELGIEPARRVSLFFAHLLDVAGLGEAPTEIDAGAELGSVGKTGNASAAIIAAHLHFEAIVHDDESSALAEHHSGRDQSDTRGAREVAGVLSSRCLGPLGFAPKSGSLWRSRRADPFVLLICLGAEKPAFTRPNGKLGEASYPWSSEYSATGFDVDSGSFAVK encoded by the coding sequence ATGCAGGCGGGCGGCACATGGCGTTCGGTCTTCGTATTGCCCGGTGGCAAGCTGCTCTTGCTCCTCGCGCTGACGGCAGGCTGTGCGGAGCCGGCTCCGCTGGCGAGGAGCGCTCCAACCGTGGGCGAGCCCGCCCCGGGCGCGCCAGCGGCCGAGGCAGCGGCGTCGCCCGCACTGGCCGAGCCACCGAGCGCCGCCGCCTCGCGCTGGGTCTGGGTGTTCCCGGTCGACCACGGCATTCGCGCGGACCGCGGCGGAGGCGGCGGATTCCTGGCGCCGCGCGCCCACGGAAAGCACAACGGCATCGATCTCGTGGCGCCGCTCGGCACGCCGGTTCGCGCGCCTTGCTCCGGGAAGGGCAGGGCCGGGCAGAACTCCTCGCACGGCAAGTGGGTGCAGCTCGTGTGTCCGCTGCCGCCCGAGCTCGGCATCGAGCCGGCCCGCCGCGTCTCGCTCTTCTTCGCGCACCTGCTGGACGTTGCCGGACTGGGCGAGGCTCCAACGGAGATCGACGCCGGGGCCGAGCTCGGCAGCGTCGGCAAGACGGGCAACGCCTCGGCCGCGATCATCGCAGCGCACCTGCACTTCGAGGCCATCGTCCACGACGACGAGTCGAGCGCGCTCGCGGAGCACCACTCTGGACGTGACCAGAGCGACACGCGAGGCGCTCGTGAGGTGGCCGGGGTGCTATCGAGCCGCTGCCTCGGTCCTCTGGGCTTCGCCCCGAAGTCCGGGAGCCTGTGGAGGTCGCGCCGAGCCGACCCGTTCGTGCTGCTGATTTGCCTGGGCGCCGAGAAACCTGCGTTCACCCGACCGAACGGCAAGCTGGGCGAGGCGAGCTATCCGTGGAGCAGCGAGTATTCGGCGACGGGGTTCGACGTGGACAGCGGAAGCTTCGCGGTGAAGTAG
- a CDS encoding PQQ-binding-like beta-propeller repeat protein codes for MYRQTADEDRSILVTAFNGKVFGVDRATGQVRWKFPGPKHGEIELAVGSGVVVACAAKQLAFIEYATGRPLRVVDLVGEFPTRTVMLIDGPHIFAARAGEISCYSTGGDWLWTQPLKGEGLGDMSLALPGNARQADRVS; via the coding sequence ATGTATCGGCAGACGGCAGACGAAGACCGCTCGATCCTGGTGACCGCCTTCAACGGCAAGGTGTTCGGCGTCGACCGCGCGACCGGGCAGGTCCGTTGGAAGTTCCCTGGTCCGAAGCACGGCGAGATCGAGCTCGCGGTGGGCTCCGGTGTGGTGGTCGCGTGCGCCGCCAAGCAGCTCGCCTTCATCGAATACGCGACGGGTCGGCCGCTGCGGGTCGTCGACCTGGTCGGCGAATTTCCAACGCGGACAGTCATGCTGATTGACGGTCCGCACATCTTCGCGGCGCGCGCCGGCGAGATCTCTTGCTACAGCACAGGCGGCGATTGGCTCTGGACTCAGCCGCTCAAAGGCGAGGGTCTCGGGGACATGTCCCTGGCGCTGCCGGGCAACGCGCGGCAGGCGGACCGGGTGAGCTAG